The Infirmifilum lucidum DNA segment TCGGCAGGCTCCAGTCCGAGCGCGACAGGAGGGCTGTCGCGGAGGGCGTGGGCCTCGATAAGCCAGGCCTGCTCAGAGAGCTCAAGTTCAGGGAGTTCCTCCTCGTGAGAGAGGGTAGAGTGGAGTTCATGAGGAGTAGAGACACGTATACGAGGTTGGGCCCACCACTGACTCTAGGCGAGGTAGGCACCCTGGCCAGAGCACTGCCCCCGGGAAGGCCACTCCCGCAGGGCCACAGCTTTGGGAGCGTGTACATCCCCCTGGGTGGCTACGGCTTCAAGCCAGCAGTGTACATCTCCGCCAGAGTACACGCCGGCCCCTGCACCGCGAGGGTGGAGTCCTTCTTCGAGGCGGGCAGGCTGGACTTCGAGTCTAAGGCCGCCTACGGCGTCCCGCTCCAGAGCGTACGCCACTTGATCCAGGCCGCGGAGCGGGAGCCCGTCCCCGAGGCCTACGAGGCGTGGCTCAGGGACGTACAGGCGATGTTCGAGAAGTACTGGGCTAGCAGGGCGTTCCTCGTTTACCGGGGCTTCTGCTCCCAGCCCGGTGAAAAACCAGAAGAGTTCGAGCAGAGAGTCCTCGACGCAGTAGCCGTGGAGCTATACAGAGACGTAGAGAAGAAGTACTCTAGGAGGGTGAAGGCCCTAGAAGGCTCAATACGCAGGCTGGAGGAGAGGATAGCCCGGGAAGAGGAGAGGGAGAGGACGCGCAGGCTAGAGGCGCTCGGCAGGCTAGCGAGCTCGCTCCTCTCGGGTAGGGGGGCGAGAGCCCTAGCACACCTCGCGCCACTGCTACGCGGTGGCCGGGCGGGAGAGCTCGCCAGGAGGAAGTCAGAGCTACTTGCACAACTAGCAGAGCTCCGCGCAGAGGTAGAGAGGGAGAAGGCTGAGGCCCGGAGGCGCGTGCGCGAGCAAATAGTACCTGTCAAGCCCCAGGGGGTCAGCGTGGAGGAAGTGTGCCTCGTCTGGCTAGGCCTCTAGCCGCGGAGGCAGGAGTTACTCCGGTGCTCCCCAGCCCCCGGCTTCCACTTTTCCCGGCTACAGGGGCAACAGCGGCTCCTACCCGCTCCTGTATTGGGACTGTTAGCGAGTTGGGGGTTCCGGGGTAATGTTTATCTCGTGGCATTGGAGTACATTAGAGGGCTTGCAGTGAAGAAACCCTGGATAAAGACGGTAAGGTATGGAGACATTACATTCCCCCCAAGGCACTTAAAGGTGGGCACAAAGATATCAGGTAAAGTTAAAATTCTCCTTTGTAGTGTGAGCTACTGTAGATATGACTTTATAATAGCTTCATACGTCGGACCTGGGCTTGGCAGTGAAATATTTGCATATTCACTAGTAAAGATCGAGGGGGCCTGGGAGCTCCGCAAGCTAGAGGATTTAAAGGATTTTAGAGGTATTATTCTCGAACCCCAGACGGACGTTTGGAAAGTCTTGGAACTTGCCAAGGAGAGGGGTGTCGGCGTAGTACTCCCCCCAGTCTACCGGATCACTCTCGAAGGGAGGGGCGATGAGCGCACAATCGACTTTGAGGTAGGAGAGGAAGGGGATTACGTCTGCGGGTTAAGGTGCCGCGGAGGTTGTTATGAATCCTCCGATGAGATTTATGTTGAGGTTTACATTGAGGGTGCTGCGGAGGAGGTCGGGGAGACCCCGACCCGGCTGCATCGGTAGCCTCCAGCGATAGGTTTTTATTGTCTGTCCGCGGGGTGTGCGTGATGGGCGTTTTCTCTCCTCCTAGCTTGGGTGAGCTGAGGGGGCTACTCGAGGAGGCGGAGTCTGCCTTCGAGAGGGAGAGGAGCCTCGTAAAGTTGGGGGCTAGGAGGGCTGTCTTTGTCGGCGATATTCACGGCGACTACCTTTCGGTGGAGTACGTCCTCAAGAGGTTCCTGGGCGAGTACTCGCTCGTGTTCCTCGGGGACTACGTGGACAGGGGGCCTGAGCAGCTCAGGTGTATCGTCACGCTCCTCAGGTTGAAGGCCGAGGAGCCGGGTAGGGTCGTCATGCTTAGGGGGAACCACGAGACAGCGAGGGTTAACTCTTCGTATGGCTTTTTCGCGGAGCTCGTAAAGTGGTATGGGGGGAGGGCGCAGGAGGCCTTCACGGACTTCAACAGAGTTTTCTCGAAGATGCCCTACGCGTGCCTCATCGGCAGAGTTCTGGCCGTGCACGGGGGGATTGCGAGAGAGTTGAGAACGCTCAGGGACATCGAGGCAATCCCCAAGGGGGACTTGGAGGCCGAGGAGGGGTTAGCGGCTGAGCTACTGTGGAACGACCCGAGCGAGGACGTAGAGGGTTTTGCGCCGAACGCCGTGAGGGGCGGGGGCTACGTGTTCGGGAGGAAGCCCCTCGAAGAGTTCATGAGGAGGAACAGGATCAGCCTGGTTGTGAGGTCTCACTACCCCTACCCCGAGGGCTTCAGGTACATGTTCCCGACAGGCGGCCAGGAAAAGCCCGGCGGCAGGCTAGCCTCGCTGATCCGCAGGGCCTTCAGGGCAGGGCCTAGGTACCCGGGTCTACTCTTATCGATTTTCACGTGCAGGTACTACAGGCAGGTTAAAACACCCTCTGTCGCCGTGTTCGAGAAGGGTAGAATCAGCCAGCACGTAGTAGGCTGACCCCCCTCTTCATTTGGGCTTTCACTCCTCAAGCCCACCACATTCCTCGCGCCCCTTTCTCACTACATCATAACATGCAATAGAGGGTGCACTGAGAGATGTTAACGAGGTAGTACCTAAAATAGGTGTACGGGGTGTGGTGTACTCCGGGGTATAGGCGTGAACAAGCCAGCGTAATAAGGAGAATGAGTCCGTGCAATGATCCCAGAAAGAGGGATATGGCTGCCACAAGACACTCCGCCCTCAGTAGCCTCAGCGCAGGCAGAAATGGAATAACGGGCAACCATTTTTAGTCCCTTGCCACAGCCCAGGATCGCCCCTCCATGAACCCCTTGGGGTTTAAAGTGATAAAATCCAGGTGCTGTTGGTGTGGAGCCCTCCTTAGCCCTGGGCTCAGGAGTGCAGTGAGCGGGGCGGGAGGAGTTCTTACAGTATGGCTGGGGCACTCTAGCCCCGGCTCCTGCTAGGGCTTGTGGGACGTGGCTTCTCTCAGCAGCTCCCTACCCCTCTCTATCGCCCTCTCCACCCACAAGACCGCGCTCTCTAAGTCTACTACCCCGGCTGGAGGGGTTCCAGCAACCTCCCCCCTCCCCACTCTGGCCCGCGAGCCCCCTCTGACAGACTCCAGGAGCTCGACAACCTCCCTGTGCCCCTTCTCCCTCGCAAGGTCTAGGGGCGTCCTGCCCTCATTGTCCCTGGCGTTCACGTGTGCGCCTTTGTCGAGTAGTAGCTTCACGACTCCCAGGTGCCCATTGAAAGCAGCAAGGTGTAGCGGCGTCCAGCCAAACTTGTTCCTGGCGTTCACGTCTGCGCCCCTATCCAACAGCAGCCTCGCGACATCTAAGTGCCCATCGCGAGCAGCATAGTGTAGCGGTGTCCAGCCAAGCTCGTCCCTGGCGTCTACTTCTGCACCTCTCTCCACTAGTAGCCTTACGACCTCCAAGTGCC contains these protein-coding regions:
- a CDS encoding ATP-binding protein — encoded protein: MPSSFRIGEWEGRAVELAEEELLKHVVILGMTGSGKTGVGVALMEEVLMDGRNVVALDVKGDLSNIARWAEHWTQGQTAVFTPGAEPSPVNILGALSRPAQSVEECASNLAFSLLSLVRRPGRAVEHTLLSHIILEQWSRRGFVDLHELVELVVSPPFTSIGPMGLEDFAPEGLRKSLASELNAVISSPSFGKWLRGVPLDMDGISRFKAAVFYLAHLTLDEKVFFTSLLAQAVYRWMTGTGGSGRLRLLFYLDEAYGFIPPVRRTPSKEPLLLLVKQGRAFGTSVVLATQNARDIDYKALSNIGTWIIGRLQSERDRRAVAEGVGLDKPGLLRELKFREFLLVREGRVEFMRSRDTYTRLGPPLTLGEVGTLARALPPGRPLPQGHSFGSVYIPLGGYGFKPAVYISARVHAGPCTARVESFFEAGRLDFESKAAYGVPLQSVRHLIQAAEREPVPEAYEAWLRDVQAMFEKYWASRAFLVYRGFCSQPGEKPEEFEQRVLDAVAVELYRDVEKKYSRRVKALEGSIRRLEERIAREEERERTRRLEALGRLASSLLSGRGARALAHLAPLLRGGRAGELARRKSELLAQLAELRAEVEREKAEARRRVREQIVPVKPQGVSVEEVCLVWLGL
- a CDS encoding metallophosphoesterase, which translates into the protein MGVFSPPSLGELRGLLEEAESAFERERSLVKLGARRAVFVGDIHGDYLSVEYVLKRFLGEYSLVFLGDYVDRGPEQLRCIVTLLRLKAEEPGRVVMLRGNHETARVNSSYGFFAELVKWYGGRAQEAFTDFNRVFSKMPYACLIGRVLAVHGGIARELRTLRDIEAIPKGDLEAEEGLAAELLWNDPSEDVEGFAPNAVRGGGYVFGRKPLEEFMRRNRISLVVRSHYPYPEGFRYMFPTGGQEKPGGRLASLIRRAFRAGPRYPGLLLSIFTCRYYRQVKTPSVAVFEKGRISQHVVG
- a CDS encoding ankyrin repeat domain-containing protein, which encodes MQGSVDMELVKAAKEGDYRRVKELLDRGAHVDARDYDGWTPLHHAADSGHLEVVRLLVERGAEVDARDELGWTPLHYAARDGHLDVARLLLDRGADVNARNKFGWTPLHLAAFNGHLGVVKLLLDKGAHVNARDNEGRTPLDLAREKGHREVVELLESVRGGSRARVGRGEVAGTPPAGVVDLESAVLWVERAIERGRELLREATSHKP